The Solea senegalensis isolate Sse05_10M linkage group LG9, IFAPA_SoseM_1, whole genome shotgun sequence genome has a segment encoding these proteins:
- the LOC122774272 gene encoding sperm-associated antigen 1-like translates to MMDVFENCSTTADHRESLSKSLDVPVECLDYGYIEKCKDVKYLEKILKVLRSGEEGYYPHLIEFCESHLEKLNPKSRVLRKANPVATSASLGKDEWNQIVDELMTWQEETKNTEMSLQQQSTHDLMKEIPSIRGSTSSISLSKTSNAKEKGNSSKRALPRDYQEWDKFDVEKECERVDGDVLQSDHPPAVKIKGHAKIKTEVDVSLLTQQERLLLANREKDKGNEAFRAIDYEEAVAYYSRSLCFSPTVAAYNNRAQAEIKLDQWHNAMTDCQSVLDLEPCNVKALLRRATVHKHMGQLHLATDDLREVLMEEPQNAVAIALLSEIETLEENQPEQQRRGKRILIQEEEEENDDSNNNMQAQAFLAEPSQPVGGEESSAAPGERGDMGNAQKKPHSRGDRGPHGDASSSHAGQWRSKGASSDKYKVTPHESKEKVSNGTSKRDSTASSQTDQSGSGKTTQAGETVNLDAPCGALPPPLARLKNEGNLLFKNGQFADALEKYSQAIQGYTDSGIDSPQDLCVLYSNRAACSLKNGSSHDCIQDATTALELQPFSLKPLLRRAMAYESLERYRKAYVDYKTVLQIDTSVQAAHDSVNRISRLLVEQDGPEWREKLSEIPLVPLSAQQHRREEQPSAEVLQARAEKAARDAERKAEIRFSALKQEGNEFVKKGQHQEAVGKYSECLKLKPEDCAIYTNRALCYLKLEKFTEAKLDCDAALKLEPTNKKAFYRRALAFKGLKDYLACSTDLQEVLQQDPNVQEAEKELEEVTVLLRESLANDSRGKPRKTVPITEVEDDDEEPVAVPNSAGSCRGQDTTINFHPTCSVEFGQALNAACVTGNTAACSNLLASTAPEMLPQYLSTQLDGHTLSFIVQALDSHLLEKDTNLVYQHLNHLHTADRFSIALMLMEKDKRRHMTHLFEHLSSVESTEFTKNDVQNLANKYK, encoded by the exons ATGATGGATGTTTTTGAAAACTGTTCCACCACTGCTGACCACAGGGAGTCGTTATCAAAGTCACTGGACGTCCCTGTTGAGTGCCTGGACTATGGTTACATTGAGAAATGCAAAGATGTGAAATACCTGGAAAAGATCCTGAAAGTTCTGAG GTCTGGCGAAGAGGGCTATTACCCTCATCTGATTGAGTTCTGCGAGAGTCACTTGGAGAAACTGAACCCTAAGAGCCGAGTGCTCAGGAAGGCAAACCCTGTGGCAACATCTGCGAGCCTGGGTAAAGATGAATGGAACCAGATTGTTGATGAGTTAATG aCATGGCAAGAAGAaaccaaaaacactgaaatgtcaCTACAACAGCAGTCAACACATGATCTAATGAAGGAGATACCATCTATAAGAGGTTCCACTTCCTCCATTTCACTTAGTAAG ACTTCAAATGCAAAGGAGAAAGGGAATTCTTCAAAACGTGCTCTTCCTCGTGATTATCAAGAATGGGACAA GTTTGATGTGGAGAAGGAATGTGAGAGGGTTGATGGGGATGTGCTCCAAAGTGATCATCCACCAGCCGTGAAAATCAAAGGACACGCTAAAATCAAGACAGAAGTGGACGTCTCAT tgctgactCAGCAGGAGAGGCTCCTCTTAGCAAACCGTGAGAAGGACAAAGGCAACGAAGCTTTCAGAGCCATCGACTATGAGGAGGCAGTCGCTTACTATTCCAg GAGCCTCTGTTTTTCACCAACAGTGGCTGCATACAACAACAGAGCCCAGGCAGAGATCAAGCTCGACCAGTGGCACAATGCCATGACAGACTGCCAAAGTGTCCTTGACCTGGAACCATGCAATGTGAAAG ccCTGCTACGTCGCGCCACTGTGCACAAGCACATGGGGCAACTCCACCTGGCCACTGATGACCTGAGGGAGGTTCTTATGGAGGAGCCTCAAAATGCTGTAGCCATA gCGCTTCTGTCTGAAATTGAGACGCTGGAGGAAAATCAACCAGAGCAGCAAAGAAGGGGCAAAAGAATCCTCAtccaagaagaagaggaggaaaatgacgATAGTAACAATAACATGCAAGCGCAAG CCTTTCTGGCTGAACCTAGCCAGCCTGTGGGAGGGGAGGAGAGCTCAGCTGCTCCTGGCGAAAGAGGAGACATGGGTAATGCTCAGAAGAAGCCCCACAGCAGAGGGGACAGGGGTCCACACGGCGACGCCAGCAGCTCTCACGCGGGACAATGGAGGAGCAAAGGAGCCAGCTCAGACAAGTACAAAGTCACACCGCATGAGTCCAAGGAGAAGGTGTCCAATGGAACAAGCAAGAGGGACTCCACAGCTTCATCCCAGACCGATCAGAGCGGCAGTGGGAAGACAACTCAAGCTGGAGAAACTGTCAACCTTGATGCCCCATGTGGAGCCCTGCCCCCACCTCTGGCCCGGCTAAAAAATGAAGGAAACCTGCTGTTTAAAAATGGACAGTTTGCCGATGCACTGGAGAAATACTCACAAGCCATTCAAGGCTACACCGACTCAG GGATTGACAGTCCGCAGGATCTTTGTGTCCTGTATTCTAACAGAGCAGCGTGCTCCCTGAAGAACGGCAGCAGTCATGACTGCATTCAGGACGCCACAAC AGCTCTGGAGCTGCAGCCATTCTCACTTAAGCCCCTCCTCCGCCGGGCCATGGCTTATGAGTCCCTGGAGCGCTACCGAAAGGCCTACGTGGATTACAAAACTGTCCTGCAGATAGACACCAGTGTGCAGGCAGCACACGACAGTGTCAACAG GATCTCTAGGCTACTGGTTGAGCAGGATGGAccagagtggagagagaaacTCTCAGAGATTCCGCTGGTGCCTCTGTCAGCTCAGCAGCACCGCAGAGAGGAGCAACCCAGTGCGGAAGTTCTCCAGGCTCGTGCAGAGAAAGCTGCCAGGgatgcag AAAGGAAAGCAGAAATTCGTTTTTCAGCTCTGAAGCAAGAGGGGAATGAATTTGTGAAGAAGGGCCAACACCAGGAAGCAGTGGGAAAGTACAGTGAATGCCTTAAACTAAAGCCAGAGGATTGTGCTATCTACACCAACAG agCCCTCTGCTACTTGAAGCTGGAGAAGTTTACTGAGGCCAAACTGGACTGTGACGCAGCACTGAAACTGGAACCAACCAATAAGAAAGCCTTCTACAGACGAGCTCTGGCCTTTAAAGGCCTTAAG GACTACCTTGCATGCAGCACTGATCTGCAGGAGGTGCTGCAGCAGGACCCCAATGTGCAGGAGGCCgagaaggagctggaggaggtcACAGTACTACTCAGAGAGAGTCTGGCTAATGACTCACGAGGCAAGCCCAGGAAGACGGTTCCCATCACAGAG gttgaggatgatgatgaagagccCGTGGCTGTTCCTAACTCAGCAGGCAGCTGCAGAGGACAGGACACCACCATCAACTTCCATCCAACTTGCAGTGTGGAGTTCGGCCAGGCTCTGAACGCAGCTTGTGTTACCGGAAACACGGCGGCCTGCTCCAACCTGCTGGCCTCCACGGCCCCAGAGATGCTTCCACAGTACCTGAGCACCCAGCTGGACGGACACACCTTAAGCTTCATCGTGCAGGCGCTGGACTCCCACCTCCTGGAAAAAGACACCAACCTGGTCTACCAGCACCTCAACCACCTGCATACGGCTGACAGGTTCTCG ATTGCACTAATGCTGATGGAGAAGGACAAGCGTCGACACATGACTCATCTGTTTGAGCATCTGTCTAGCGTCGAGAGCACAGAGTTCACCAAGAACGATGTTCAGAACCTCGCCAACAAATACAAGTGA